The Rhopalosiphum maidis isolate BTI-1 chromosome 2, ASM367621v3, whole genome shotgun sequence genome segment TTGGTAATAGcaaataaatgttcataagTCAAGCATTCACCTCTTAATTGCAAATCAACTAATGGCCattgtgttttaaatagtGGTAATATTACTTCTGGCCCTTGGTCGTAATCCAGAGTTAAGCCAAATTTTTTCAGCTTCATATTAAGGCTTACGATTGATTCCATCAATGCAAGTGTCACGTCTATACAAATAAGTTCAAGGCTCACAAGATGAGAAGAACACTGTTTAAATACATCTGTTAAATCTTCAATAATAGAGTTACTGTTTTGCATATAATTAAGACAAAGCTTACGAAGTTGTTTTGGTATTATtcccaataatttttttttatcaatattgtgtatttcaaGTTTATCCAACACTAGTTCTTCTAGTGACTCAAGTCTGTTTACTTTATACAGTTCTTCTTCAGAACACAATGTAAGATCATGAATTTTCAATACTTTCAATTGTTTAGTTACGTTTAATAACGCAGGTAAAATGCCGTCATTACATTTTACTGAGATAAAAACTTCTAGATAAACTACTTTGGCTCCTATAAATGACCACACAGTGTATACCCAATcccattgatttttatttattgatctcGCTCCATAATATGCTTCATCTAGAATTTTTGCAATAATACTGATCCTAAACGCAAATAAAGGGCGCAAGCTTTTAGCATATATTTGGAGCACATcaatcattttttcatttttcatatcttttaaacatataatttcattttttaaaaatcttggtTGAATAGACACATTATACCATGACCAACAAACACTTGATGCAACTTTTCTgtcttcaaattttaaaaatgcaaatatatgAGATATCATCTGTtaacacaaacattttaaattaaaatatattttaatgttaaatatgatatagtttaaactttaaaatgtataaataataaataagggTTAAGTAAGATCAGTGGCAAGGTCCATCAATACTCCTGGCCAATTTAACATAGCTATTTAtgcctttttatattttaaaccctTCCCCTACTTTGgacaaatctaaataaaatgtacatt includes the following:
- the LOC113552913 gene encoding uncharacterized protein LOC113552913 — translated: MDDEKTFDKLPVEMISHIFAFLKFEDRKVASSVCWSWYNVSIQPRFLKNEIICLKDMKNEKMIDVLQIYAKSLRPLFAFRISIIAKILDEAYYGARSINKNQWDWVYTVWSFIGAKVVYLEVFISVKCNDGILPALLNVTKQLKVLKIHDLTLCSEEELYKVNRLESLEELVLDKLEIHNIDKKKLLGIIPKQLRKLCLNYMQNSNSIIEDLTDVFKQCSSHLVSLELICIDVTLALMESIVSLNMKLKKFGLTLDYDQGPEVILPLFKTQWPLVDLQLRGECLTYEHLFAITNTFKDLENLSVTGKSVSSFEVLVGIAGSSFDSLRKVTKSINSLKKLKSLCVGVERSGVYSPLY